GGCCAGGGCGTCCGTTACCCGGGCGTGACCGGCTCACGTGCGTCAGCAAGCCCGCCGTCGCACGGCACCGTCCGGGTCACGGAGCCGAGCCGCCGGGATGTCCCGTGCTGCCCGGCCGCGTGACCTCCCGACCGGGAGAGGCACCCGCCGATCATGAACATCCGCCGCAGCGCCGCGACCCTGGCCGCCGCCACCGTCGTGCTGGGTGCCGCCGTCCCCGCCGTCGCCGCGACCCCGTCCCCCACCCCGTCGGTGGCGATACCCGGCGGGCTGTACGGCACCGCCGACCCGACCTACGACGGCGTCTGGCGCCAGTCGCTGGCCCTGCTCGCGCAGCGCACCACGGGCTTCACCCCGGCCGCGGACGCCGTCGCCTGGCTGACCGGGCAGCAGTGCGCGAACGGCGCCTTCGCCGCGTTCCGCGCGGACACCGCCAAGGCGTGCGACGCGAAGCTGATGGTGGACACCAACAGCACGGCGGCCGCCGTCCAGGCGCTGGCGGCGCTCGGCGGCCACGGCGCCGCGACGCAGAAGGCCGTCGACTGGCTGAAGTCCGTCCAGAACGCCGACGGCGGCTGGGGCTACACCCCCGGCGGGGCCAGCGACACGAACTCGACGTCGGTGGTGGCGGGCGCCCTGGCGGCGGCCGGGCAGCAGCCCTCGGCGGTGCGCAAGGCGGGGAAGTCGCCGTACGACGCCCTGGTGAAGCTCTCCCTGCCGTGCGACCGGACCGGTGGCGGCGCGTTCGCCTACCAGCCGGACAAGAAGGGCGCCCTCGCGGCCAACGCGGACGCGACAGCGGCGGGTGTGCTCGGCGCCCTCGGCAAGGGGTTCGTGACCACGGCGGGCAAGACCTCGGCGGACGGCACGTGCGCCCCGGCCGACGCGGGCACCCCGGGCACCCTCGCGCGCAACGGCGCGGGCTGGCTCGCCGAGTCGGTCGGCACCACCGGCCACCTGAAGTCCGTCCTGCCCGGCGCCGAGGACCAGCCCGACTACGGCAACACCGCCGACGCCGTCGTCGCCCTCGCCGCGCAGGGGCGGACCGAGCAGGCCGAGAAGCCCCTCGCCTGGCTCGAGAAGAACTCCGCCGCCTGGGCGAAGCAGAGCGGCCCCGCCGCGTACGCCCAGCTGATCTTCGCGGCGCACGCCATGGGCGCCGATCCCCGCCGGTTCGGCGGCACCGACCTGGTCGCCCTGCTCAACGCGACGGGTCCGGCCCCGCAGGCCGCGACGAAGGCCACCGGCGCCGACACCGCCGCCGACGAGAAGAAGGACAGCTCGGATTCCGCGTTCGGCGTCTGGTGGACGGTCGGTGTCTTCCTCGTCGCCGGCATCGGCATCGGGTTCCTGATCAGCGGCCGCAAGCGGCGTCAGCCGTGACGCGCCGGTCCGCCGCCCTCGTCCTCGCCGCCCTGCTGCTCGCCCTGACCGGCGCGGCCGGGTCCGCCCGGGCGGCCGGGTACCGCTACTGGTCCTTCTGGGACCGGTCGGCGGGCGGGTGGACGTACGCCACGCAGGGCCCCTCCACCGCCCGGCCCGGCGACGGTGACGTCCAGGGGTTCCGGTTCGCGGTGAGCGCGGACTCCCAGGACGCCTCGCAGCCGCGCGGCGCGGCCTCCTTCGCCGCGATCTGCGCCGGGACGCCCGCGCGGGACGGCTCGAAGCGGGTGGCCCTGGTCCTCGACTTCGGCACGGCGGCGGACGCCCCGGGCGGCGAGGTCCCGCCGTCGCCGCGCACGGCGTGCGCCCGGGTCTCCCCCGACGCGACGACGGCCGAGGCCCTGGCCGCCGTCGCGAAACCCCTGCGCTACGACACCAACGCCCTGCTGTGCGCGATCGCGGGGTACCCGCGGACGGGCTGCGGCGAGCAGGTGTCCGGGCAGGAGGCGGGAAAGACGTCGGGCCAGGCCTCGGGCGGGGACGGGCCGGCGTCCGCCGCGAAGCCCGGACCCGAGGCGGGGGACGGTGCGGACGGCGGGCCGTCGGTCGGTCTGTACGCCGGTGCGGCGGCCGTGGCGGTCCTGGCCGCGGCGGCCGTGTGGCAGGCCAGGCGGCGGGGATCGCGCGGGAATGGCTGACCGCCGCCCCAGCTCACGGCGTCCCCCGCTGCACCCGGCGGCCTGGTGGCTGTGGGCGCTCGGCCTCGGCACCGCCGCCACCCGCACCACCAACCCGCTGCTCCTCGGTCTCCTGCTCGCCGTGTCGGCGTACGTCGTCACCACGTGCCGTCCCGACGCCCCCTGGTCCCGCTCCTACTCCGCGTTCCTCAAGCTGGCCCTCGCCGTCCTCGTCGTCCGCCTCGTCTTCGTCGTCGCCCTGGGGTCCCCGATCCCGGGATCGCACGTGCTCGTCACGCTCCCCGAGGTCCCCCTGCCGCACTGGGCGCAGGGCATCCGCCTCGGCGGCGCCGTCACGGCCGAGGGCGTGCTCTTCGCGCTCTACGACGGTCTGAAACTGGCCGCCCTGCTCGTGTGCGTGGGTGCCGCCAACGCCCTGGCCTCCCCGTCCCGCCTGCTCAGAACCCTGCCAGGCGCCCTGTACGAGACCGGGGTGGCCGTGGTCGTGGCGCTCACCTTCGCCCCGAACCTGATCGCCGACGTCCACCGGCTGCGCGCCGCCCGCCGGCTGCGCGGCCGGCCCGACAGCGGCCTGCGCGGCCTGCTCCAGGTGGGCCTGCCCGTCCTGGAGGGTGCGCTGGAACGCTCCGTGGCCCTCGCCGCGGCGATGGACGCCCGGGGCTACGGCCGTACCGCCGACGTGCCGGCCCCCGTGCGCCGGACGACCGCCGCGCTCACCCTCGGCGGGCTGCTCGGCGTCTGCGCGGGCACGTACGGCCTGCTGACCGCGGCGGGCGGCGGCTACGGTCTGCCGGTGCTGCTGGCGGGGGTCACGGCGGCCCTCGCCGGACTGCGGCTCGGCGGCCGCCGCTCCCCCCGCACCCGCTACCGTCCGGACCGCTGGACCCCGCGGGCCTGTCTGGTCGCCGCCTGCGGTGTCGCGGTCGCCGCTCTCCTCACCGTGGCCGCGTCCGCCGATCCGGCGGCCCTGCACCCGGGTGTGGTCCCGCTGACCGCTCCCGCCCTCCCGCTGCTGCCCGCGGCGGCCGTACTCCTCGGCCTGCTGCCCGCGTTCCTCGCCCCCGCAAGCCCGCTCGACGATTCGGCAGATCCCAAGGAGCCGTCGTGATCCGCTTCGAGAACGTCTCCGTGACGTACGACGGCGCCACCGCACCCACCGTCCGGGGTGTCGACCTCACCGTCCCGGAGGGCGAACTCGTACTGCTGGCGGGCCCGTCGGGCGTCGGCAAGTCGACGCTGCTCGGCACGGTGTCCGGCCTGGTCCCGCACTTCACCGGCGGCACCCTGAGCGGCCGGGTCACGGTCGACGGCCGTGACACCCGCACCCACAAGCCGCGTGAACTCGCCGACGTGGTGGGCACGGTGGGGCAGGATCCGCTCTCGCACTTCGTGACGGACACCGTCGAGGAGGAACTCGCCTACGGCATGGAGTCGTTGGGCCTGCCGCCCGCGGTGATGCGGCGCCGCGTCGAGGAGACCCTCGATCTGCTGGGCCTGGCCGCCCTGCGCGACCGGCCCATCGCCACCCTCTCCGGCGGCCAGCAGCAGCGGGTCGCGATCGGCTCGGTCCTCACCCCGCACCCGCGGGTCCTCGTCCTGGACGAGCCGACGTCCGCTCTGGACCCGGCGGCCGCCGAGGAGGTCCTCGCCGTGCTGCTCCGCCTCGTCCACGACCTCGGTACGACGGTGCTGCTGGCGGAACACCGTCTGGAGCGCGTCCTCCAGTACGCCGACCGCGTCGCCCTGCTGCCCTCCCCCGGCGCGGCCCCGCTGCTGGGCACCCCGGCGGACATGATGGCCGTGTCCCCCGTGTTCCCGCCGGTGGTGGACCTCGGCCGGCTCGCGGGCTGGACCCCGCTCCCCCTGACCGTCCGGGACGCCCGCCGCCGCGCCGACGGCCTGCGCGAACGGCTGACGGAAGGGCCGGCGCAAGCGCGGACCCGCCAGAAGCCGGGCACCCCCGCACTCGGCCCCGGGCACGAGAACCGGCCGCCCGCCGCGGCCCTTGCCAAGGAGCCGGATGCCCGTCGGCCGCGCCGGCCGCGGTTCGGCGGCTTCCGGGCAGGCCGGACCGCCGCCGCGCCCGCGCACCCCGCCTCCCCCGTCGAGGCCCGCTCGCTCGCCGTACGGCGGGCCCGCGTCCAGGCCCTGCGGGACGTGGACCTCACGGTCGGGCCGGGCGAGACCGTCGCCCTCATGGGGCGCAACGGCGCCGGCAAGTCGACGCTGCTCAACACCTTCGTCGGTCTCGTCGAACCCACTGCGGGCACGGTCCGCGTGGGCGGGCTGGAGCCGCACCGCACCCCGCCCCGTGAGCTGGTCCGCCGCGTCGGCCTGGTCCCGCAGGAGCCGCGCGACCTGCTGTACGCCGACACGGTGGCCGCCGAGTGCGCGTCCGCCGACCGGGACGCGGGAGCCGCCCCCGGCACCTGCCGGGCCCTGGTGTCGGAACTGCTGGCGGGCGTCACGGACGACATCCACCCCCGCGACCTCTCCGAGGGCCAGCGGCTGACCCTCGCGCTGGCCGTCGTCCTCACCGCCCGGCCGCCCCTCCTCCTCCTCGACGAGCCGACCCGGGGCCTGGACTACGCGGCGAAGGCGCGCCTGGTCGCCGTCCTGCGCGGCCTCGCCGCCGCCGGGCACGCCATCGTGCTGGCCACCCACGACGTGGAACTGGCCGCGGAACTGGCCCACCGGGTGGTGCTGCTCGCGGAGGGCGAGGTGATCGCCGACGGCCCGACGGCGCAGGTCGTGGTCTCCTCCCCCTCCTTCGCCCCGCAGGTGACGAAGATCCTGGCCCCGCAGGAGTGGCTCACGGTCACCCAGGTCCGCGAGGCCCTCGCCGCCCTCGGGGAGGCGCGGCGATGACGGCACCCAGGCGGCGCCCGGTTCCGCTGGGCCCCCGCTCCCTCGCGTCGCTGGCGCTGGTCAGCGCGGTCGGCGTGATCGCGTTCGGCTGGCCCTTCCTGGCCCCGCCCGCCTCGGCGCTGAACGCCCACGCGCAGGACGCCCCGTGGCTCTTCGCGGGTCTGCTGGTGCTGCTGGTCGCCGTGGTCGCGGCGACCATCTCGGAGTCGGGGCTCGGCGCGAAGGCCGTGGCGATGCTGGGCGTGCTGGCGGCGACCGGTGCGGCCCTGCGTCCGATCGGCGCGGGGACGGCGGGCATCGAGCCGATGTTCTTCCTGATGGTGCTGAGCGGCCGGGTCCTCGGCCCCGGCTTCGGCTTCGTCCTCGGGTCGGTGACGATGTTCGCGTCCGCGCTGCTCACCGGCGGGGTGGGCCCGTGGATGCCGTTCCAGATGCTGGCGATGGGCTGGTTCACCATGGGCGCCGGTCTGCTGCCGGGCGCGGGACGGCTGCGGGGCCGTGCGGAGGTCGCGCTGCTCGCGGCCTACGGGTTCCTGGCCGCCTTCGCCTACGGCACGGCGATGAACATGGCCGGATGGCCCTTCATGGGCGCGCTGGCCTCGGGGGTCGCGTTCGACCCGGACGGGACGGTGCCCGCGAACCTGGCCCGCTTCGTCGCGTACTGCGTGGCGACCTCCCTGGGCTGGGACCTGGGCCGGGCGGTGGTCACGGTGCTGCTGACGCTGACCCTCGGCCCGGCCGTGCTCAGGGCGCTGCGCAGAGCCACCCGGCGCGCCGCCTTCGAGACCGCGGTCACATTCGAGGCCCCGCGGAGGGCCCCGGAGACCCGTTGACCGGTGAACCACCCCACATGACCCACATCACCTACTACCTGACCTAGTCGGACAAATCGGAAGCCATGCCCATGCCATTAGGGCCTCTGACCTGGGCATTGAGAGCCAGCTCACACAGGGCGCCGGAACCCCGAATACGGCCACAACTAGCAAAAGGGGTCTTTGCGGACGGCCGCCGAGCCTGTTTCTCTGGATGACGTCGCAGGGTGCCGACGAGCCCACGGGCCTCGGTACCACGGCATGCAGCCACCCACCGCAACCACACGGTGCGGCCACGCACCGCGTGACTCCGGCATGCAAGCGACCGAAAACGTCCCCGAAGGAAAAGGTTCCACGTGTCCGTCTCCGTCATCCGTCGCATCGCTTCCCCCAAGAAGGCCCTCACCGGTATCGCCGTGGCCGCCGCGACCGCGGGTATGGCGCTGTCCGCCGCCCCCGCCCACGCCGCGACGACGTCCTCCGCCGCCCAGGCCCAGGCGATCGCGCACAAGATGATCCCGAACGCGGCGCAGTACAAGGCCTTCTCGAACATCGTCAAGCACGAGAGCGGCTGGAACGTCAGCGCCACCAACGCCTCCTCCGGCGCCTACGGCCTGGTCCAGGCGCTGCCCGGCTCGAAGATGGCCTCCGCCGGCTCCGACTGGAAGAGCAACGCCAAGACCCAGATCAAGTGGGGCCTGGACTACATGAACTCCCGCTACGGCAGCCCCGTCGCCGCCTGGAACTTCTGGCAGGCCAACGGCTGGTACTGAGCCGCCCCACCACGCCGACACCCTCCGGCACCCCCCGCGCCCACCAGGCGCCCCCGTACCGTCGAAGGCGGCGGCCCCCGATCCCCGGGGCCGCCGCCTTCGGCGTTCCCGTCCCGGCGCCCGCGCCCTCGCGCGCGCCCGCCCTCGGCGTTTCCCACCTTCGCGTGATCCACTGACCCGGTGACGACCGAGCCCGCGCACGACGCAGCCGACGAGCCCACGAAGGACCCCGACTCACGGGGCGTCCCGCTGGTCCCCGTGCTGCTCGCACTGACGGTGGTCAGCGGTCTGATCGACGCGGTCAGCTATCTGGGCCTCGGCCACGTCTTCACCGCGAACATGACCGGCAACGTGGTCGTGCTGGGCTTCGCGGCGGCCGGCGCCCCCGGCTTCTCCGTCCCGCACACGGCGACCTCGCTGGGCTGCTTCCTGGCCGGCGCGGCGGTGGGCGGACGGGTCTCCCGCCGCCTCGGAACCGGCTCGCGCCGCACCTGGACGAGGGCGACCCTCGGCGCGGAGGCCGCGCTGGTGGGCGTCTCGGCCGCCGTGGCCTTCGCCGCCCCCGACCACGCCCCCGTCACCGTCTACTCGGTCATCGCCCTGACCGCCTTCGCGATGGGCCTGCGCAACGCGACCGTGCGCAGACTCGGCGTGGCCGACCTCACCACCACCGTCCTGACGATGACCCTCACCGGCCTGGCCTCCGACTCCCGGGCGGGCGGCGGCGCGGGCACGCGCTCCCCGCGCCGTACGGCGTCGGTGGTCGCGATGGTCGTCGGCGCGGCCCTCGGTGCCTGGCTGGTACTGCACCACGGCATCGCCGTCCCGCTGCTGGTGGCGACGGTGGCCGTGGGAATCCTGGCACTGATCACGTCCGGCCGGGAGTGAGACGGCTCCCGTCACGGGCCCGCCGGGAGGCGGACGGCCCCCGGCGCGGACGTCACCGTGCGCTGACCCGCAACTCCTTCACCCCGTTGATCCAGGCGGACCGCAGCCGCCGGGGATCGTCCACCAGCCTCAGGCCGGGCAGGGCGTCGGCGATGGCGTTGAAGATGAGGTTGATCTCGAGCACGGCGAGTGACTTGCCGAGACAGAAGTGCGGTCCGCCGCCGCCGAACCCGAGGTGCGGATTCGGATCCCGGGTGACGTCGAACTCGTCGGGCCGTTCGAACACCTCGGGGTCGCGGTTGGCGGAGGCGTAGAAGATGCCGACCCGGTCCCCCTTCCTGATCGTCTTCCCGCCGAGTTCGGTGTCCTGGGTGGCGGTCCGCTGGAAGGCGACGACGGGCGTGGCCCAGCGGACGATCTCCTCGGCGGCGGTACCGGGCCGCTCGCGCTTGTACAGCTCCCACTGGTCGGGGTGGGTGAGGAAGGCGTGCATGCCGTGGGTCGTGGCGTTGCGGGTCGTCTCGTTGCCGGCCACGGCGAGCATCAGCACGAAGAACCCGAACTCGTCGGAGTTGAGGTTGCCCTCGTTCTCGGCGGCCACCAGCGTGGAGACGATGTCCCGCGCCGGGCACTGCTTGCGCTCGGCGGCCATGTTCATGGCGTACGCGAGGATCTCGGCGGCGGACTGCTGTCCCACCTCCGCCGTGATGGCGAACTCGGGATCGTCGTACCCGATCATCTTGTTCGACCAGTCGAAGATCCTGGAGCGGTCCTCCTGCGGTACGCCGATCAGCTCGGCGATGGCCTGGAGGGGCAGCTCGGAGGCGATGGACGTCACGAAGTCGAAGGAACCGTCCTGCGCGCGGGCCCGGTCGACGATCGCCGTGGCCCGCTCGCGCAGCCGCTCCTCCAGCGCCCGGATGGCCCGGGGTGTGAACCCGCGCTGCACGATCTGCCGCACGCGCGTGTGCTCCGGCGGGTCCATGTTCAGCAGGATGAGCCGCTGGGCGTCGATCGAGTCCCGCTCGATGTGCTCGTTGAACCGGATGATCGCGGTGTTGAGGTAGGAGGAGAAGATCTCGGGGTGGGTGGACACGTACTTCACGTCCGCGTGGCGGGTCACCGCCCAGTACCCCTCGTCCTGGAATCCGGCGACGTTGCCCGTCTGGGGGATCCAGCGGACCGGTTCGGCGACGCGCAGCTCGGCGAACTCCGCCATCGGAACGTGGTGTTGCAGCAGGTCGGGGTCGGTGAAGTCGAACCCGTCGGGAAGCGCTGGACAGGGCATCGGCGGCTCCAGCCATCGGGCGACGCGATCTGACGGTTCATCAGAAACAGATTGCCGTGAAGGTAGTTCAGGACCCTCGAGGCTGCAAGACCCTTGCGGTGACGCACATCACGTCAGCAGACTGCACACAGCAGAGAACTAGAACACGTACTAGTTCCGAAGGGATCCGCACCCATGGCCGCCGAACCCGTGATCGTGGAAGCAGTCCGCACCCCCATCGGCAAGCGCGGCGGCGCGCTCGCCAACCTGCACCCCGCCTATCTCCTGGGCGAGACCTACCGCGAGCTACTCGGCCGCACCGGCATCCCCGCCGACGCGGTCGAGCAGATCGTCGGCGGCACGGTGACCCACGCCGGCGAACAGTCCATGAACCCGGCAAGGACAGCATGGCTGACGATGGGCCTCCCGTACGAGACCGCCGCGACAACGGTCGACTGCCAGTGCGGTTCCTCGCAGCAGGCGAGCCATATGGCGGCGAACATGATCGCGGCGGGCGTCATCGACGTCGGCATCAGCTGCGGCGTGGAGGCGATGTCCCGCGTCCCGCTCGGCTCGGGCTCGAAGCACGGCCCCGGCAAGCCGTTCCCGGACGAGTGGAACGTGGACCTCCCGAACCAGTTCGAGGCGGCGGAACGCATCGCCCGCAACCGGGGGTTGAGCCGGTCGGACGTGGACGCCCTGGGCCTTCTCTCCCAGGACCGGGCGGCGACGGCGTGGTCGGAGGAACGCTTCAAGCGCGAGACCTTCGCCGTCCAGGTCCCGACCACGGAGGAGGAACAGGCGGCAGGACAGGGCATGTGGCGCCTGGTCGACCGCGACGAGGGCCTGCGGGACACCTCCCTCGAAGCCCTGTCCCGCCTGAAGCCGGTGATGCCGACGGCGATCCACACGGCCGGCAACTCGTCCCAGATCAGCGACGGCGCGGCGGCCATCATGTGGGCGTCGAAACGGATGGCCCGCGCCCTGAAGCTGAAGCCGAGGGCGCGCATCGTCGCCCAGGCCCTGGTGGGCGCGGACCCGCACTTCCACCTCGACGGCCCGATCGACGCCACGAAGGCCGTCCTGGGCAAGGCGGGCATGTCCCTGAAGGACATCGACCTGGTCGAGATCAACGAGGCGTTCGCGTCGGTGGTGCTGAGCTGGACGAAGGTCTTCGACCAGGACCTGTCGAAGGTCAACGTCAACGGCGGAGCGATAGCCCTGGGCCACCCCGTCGGCGCGACGGGCGCCCGCCTGATCACGACGGCCCTGCACGAACTGGAACGCAGGGACAAGGAGTTCGCCCTGATCACCATGTGCGCGGGCGGCGCACTGGCCACGGGCACGATCATCCAACGGCTGTGACACGACCTCCGGTCCGGGCAAGGAACGTCTCGACCCCGGCGGGCCCGACAGCGAGGATCGGGCCCACCGGGGGCACCGTCCGGTCACTCACCCCGAATCTCCGGGGCGCCTTCTCCTGAGCCACGCACCGGTCACGCTCACCGTCGTCAGCAAGGCCCCGTACGTCGCGGCCCACGGCAGGGTCCGCGGAATGTCCAGAAGAGGGCCCACCACCCAGAACACGGCGGACGACACCACCCACCACCCGAGCGACAGCAGTACGGCCACACCCGGCGACAGGGGAGCCTCTCGCTTCCGGGCCGCCACCCGTCGGGCTTCCTCGGCCCTGCCGGTTCTCTCGTCACAGGTCTGCTGCCGGCGTGCGAGGCGACACGCGCCCCACGTCAAGAACCCCACCCCGGCGCCGACCGGACCTGTCTGGAGCCAAACGCCGGCATCGCCGAACCCGGACAAGGCCCAGACGATCGCCACCCACAGCACTCCCCCGCAGACCGCACCGGTGCGTACGGGATGCCGGGCGACCGCCACCTCCAGCCGAGTAGGCGGCTCCCCCGTCCCCAGTCGCCGTTCGACCGCCGGCAACGCCCTCTCCCAGCGCCGCATGCCCACCCCTTCGTGTCTCTCCCCTGCACAGGCGCGGATCGCTTTCCCCCCGGCCTCGGTCGACGAGGTCGACGCGTGGGCGTGTGCCGCCGGGCAGCCCCCCCTGTGGCGATACGCCGGAGGATATCCCCGCGTGCGGGTCGCGGACCCGAGTACCGGCCTGAGTCTGGCGCGGTGTTAAGGTCGCGGCTTTCGGCTGTTAGGGACTTGTCTTGACCTCCACCCCGGCCCCCGCTCGCGACCGTCTGCCCTCGCTCACCGGGCTTCGGTTCTGGGCCGCGTTGCTTGTCGTGCTGTATCACCTGTCCCGGCAGGTGGGGACCGTGCCCGGGGTCAGTGACGCCGTCTGGTACGGGCGCAGTGGGGTGACGTTCTTCTTCGTGTTGTCCGGGGTCGTGCTCGCCTGGACGTACGACGGTGCGGGGGTCTCCGTCCGCGTGTTCCTGTGGCGGCGGTTCGCCCGGATCTGGCCGATGCTCGCCGTGGGTGTCGGGGCGTCCGTCGCGGTGTGGTCGGTCCTGATGGACCGGGCCGTCTCCCTCGAGGCGGTCGCCGCGAACCTGCTGCTCGTGCACGCGTGGTTCCCGCAGCCGGTCGTCTTCACGGGCGGCAATCCGGCCGCCTGGTCGCTCAGTGACGAGGCCTTCTTCTATGTCGCCTTTCCCGCGCTGCTGGCCGTGCTCGCCGGGCGGCGGTACCGGGTGTGGGCGTGGACGGCGGTCGGCGTGTGCGGTGCCGCACTGCTGGTGTGGCCCGCGCTGGCCGGGGCGTCGCCCACCACCCGTACCTGGGCGCTCGACTACCTGCCCCTGACCCGCTCGCTCCAGTTCGTGCTGGGTGTGGTGGCCGGGCTGGCGCTCAAGCGCGGCTGGCGGCCCCCGGTGTCGCTGCCGGTGGCGGTCGGGCTCGTCGTGGCCTGGCACCTGGCGCTGATCCCGTGGTCCGACGCGGTGCCGGACGCCGTCTGGTACAGCCCGTACTCCGCCTCGCAGTTGTTCTCCGCGCCCCTCTTCGCCGCCCTCATCTGCGCCGCCGCCCGCGCCGATCTCGACGGCCGGCGTACCGGTCTCGGCGGTACCTGGATGATCAGGCTGGGGCACTGGTCGTTCGCCTGGTACCTCCTGCACGAGATCGTGATCCGGGTCGCGGTGTTCGCGTGGGGCAAGCCCGCGCCCGGGGGCGGGACGCTCGTCTTCTGGGCGGGGGTGCTGGTCGTCAGCCAGGCCTTCGCCGCCCTCGCCTACCGGTGTGTCGAGCGACCGGCCGAACGCCGGCTGCGGGGCCTGGTGGTCCCGCCCTCCGCGGGCGCCTCAGAGCGGCGGAGTCGGACCGTCGCCTGAGCGGGCGGCCTCACGCTCGCGAAGCCGGGCGCGCAGACGGCCGACCGTTCGTGAGAGGGCGAGGACCAGCCGCGTCACGCCGAGGACCAGGGAGACCGAGGCGAGCAGCGCGAGGAGGACCAGCGCGGGGTTGATCCAGGCCGGGACCAGGTCGTACGACGCGTTGCACCTGTTGTGCAGCGGGAAGATCTGCGAGGGCTCACGCCAGTGCTCCGCGCGGTAGGCCTCGTCGTACTTCTGGCCCCTCAGGAGCGTGCAGGTCTCCGCGACGTCGAGGCCGCCGGACCAGACTCCCCACAGCCAGACGACGAACAGGGCTCCGCAGGACAGGACCGACAGGGTCAGCCAGTGGAGCGCCGTCAGTCGCATCAACCGCAGTCGCACCGACCTCAGACGCACCACCCTCGCTCGCGCGGTGTCGCCCATCGCGTCTCTTCTCCCCCGTGTCCCCCGTGCCCCCGGCTTCCCATTCTCCCTCCTGGCGATCGGAAGCCTCTCCTCCCCCCAACTGCCGTCTGTACCATGCGGTTTGTCCTGAGCGTGCAGGAGCGGGCCGGGGCGGCCTCGGGGAGGGGACCGGACATGCTGAGCGAAGCGCTGACCGCGGCCGCGGCGGGCGGGGGGATGGCCGTCGTGCAGGCGGCGGGGGCGGACGGCTGGGCCTGGTTCCGGGTGCGGTGCGCCCGGCTCGTCGGACGGGGGGACGCCGACGCCGAACGGGAGGCGCTCGCGCGGCTCGATCGCACCGCCGCCGCCCTGGACGCCGTCGACGAGAGTGAGCGGCAGCGGGTGCGGGCGGTGCACGCGGTGCTGTGGCAGGGCGAGTTCGCCTCGGTGATCGAAGCCCTCGGGGAGCCGGACCGGGCCCGGTTGGCCGAGCAACTCATCGATCTCACAAGGGAGTTCGACGCCTCGAACGGGACGGCCCGCGGGGCCGTCGGCGGCAACTCCTTCCATGGGCCCACCGCCGTCCAGACCGGCGACCACAACCGGCAGGAGAATCACTTCGGATCAGGTGGATGACCGGTCCGGGCAGGAGGCCGGGCGGCGATACGGGCAGTGATCCGGACCCGGACGGTGAGGAGTCCGCCTCCGCCGGCGGGCACTC
Above is a genomic segment from Streptomyces asoensis containing:
- a CDS encoding cytochrome P450, whose translation is MPCPALPDGFDFTDPDLLQHHVPMAEFAELRVAEPVRWIPQTGNVAGFQDEGYWAVTRHADVKYVSTHPEIFSSYLNTAIIRFNEHIERDSIDAQRLILLNMDPPEHTRVRQIVQRGFTPRAIRALEERLRERATAIVDRARAQDGSFDFVTSIASELPLQAIAELIGVPQEDRSRIFDWSNKMIGYDDPEFAITAEVGQQSAAEILAYAMNMAAERKQCPARDIVSTLVAAENEGNLNSDEFGFFVLMLAVAGNETTRNATTHGMHAFLTHPDQWELYKRERPGTAAEEIVRWATPVVAFQRTATQDTELGGKTIRKGDRVGIFYASANRDPEVFERPDEFDVTRDPNPHLGFGGGGPHFCLGKSLAVLEINLIFNAIADALPGLRLVDDPRRLRSAWINGVKELRVSAR
- a CDS encoding steroid 3-ketoacyl-CoA thiolase; this encodes MAAEPVIVEAVRTPIGKRGGALANLHPAYLLGETYRELLGRTGIPADAVEQIVGGTVTHAGEQSMNPARTAWLTMGLPYETAATTVDCQCGSSQQASHMAANMIAAGVIDVGISCGVEAMSRVPLGSGSKHGPGKPFPDEWNVDLPNQFEAAERIARNRGLSRSDVDALGLLSQDRAATAWSEERFKRETFAVQVPTTEEEQAAGQGMWRLVDRDEGLRDTSLEALSRLKPVMPTAIHTAGNSSQISDGAAAIMWASKRMARALKLKPRARIVAQALVGADPHFHLDGPIDATKAVLGKAGMSLKDIDLVEINEAFASVVLSWTKVFDQDLSKVNVNGGAIALGHPVGATGARLITTALHELERRDKEFALITMCAGGALATGTIIQRL
- a CDS encoding acyltransferase family protein, translated to MTSTPAPARDRLPSLTGLRFWAALLVVLYHLSRQVGTVPGVSDAVWYGRSGVTFFFVLSGVVLAWTYDGAGVSVRVFLWRRFARIWPMLAVGVGASVAVWSVLMDRAVSLEAVAANLLLVHAWFPQPVVFTGGNPAAWSLSDEAFFYVAFPALLAVLAGRRYRVWAWTAVGVCGAALLVWPALAGASPTTRTWALDYLPLTRSLQFVLGVVAGLALKRGWRPPVSLPVAVGLVVAWHLALIPWSDAVPDAVWYSPYSASQLFSAPLFAALICAAARADLDGRRTGLGGTWMIRLGHWSFAWYLLHEIVIRVAVFAWGKPAPGGGTLVFWAGVLVVSQAFAALAYRCVERPAERRLRGLVVPPSAGASERRSRTVA